The following are encoded together in the Citrobacter arsenatis genome:
- a CDS encoding bestrophin family protein, which produces MIVRPQQHWLRLIFVWHGSVLSKIFSRLLLNFLLSIAVIIMLPWYTMLGIKFTLAPFSILGVAIAIFLGFRNNACYSRYVEARHLWGQLMIASRSLLREVKTTLPDDAELGQFVRLQIAFAHCLRMTLRRKPQAEPLAKYLNEKDLQTVFASQSPANRILLLMGEWLAVHRRNGQLSDILFHSLNNRLNDMSAVLAGCERIANTPVPFAYTLILHRTVYLFCIMLPFALVVDLHYMTPFISVLISYTFISLDTLAEELEDPFGTENNDLPLDAICNAIEIDLLQMNDETNVPAKHMPDKHYQLT; this is translated from the coding sequence ATGATCGTTCGCCCCCAACAACACTGGCTACGCCTGATATTCGTCTGGCATGGCTCAGTATTATCTAAAATCTTTTCACGTCTGCTGCTGAACTTCCTGCTCTCCATCGCCGTTATTATCATGCTTCCATGGTATACGATGCTGGGCATCAAATTTACCCTGGCACCGTTCAGCATCCTCGGCGTAGCGATTGCTATCTTTTTAGGCTTTCGCAATAACGCCTGTTATTCACGTTACGTTGAGGCCCGACACCTGTGGGGGCAGTTGATGATTGCTTCCCGATCGCTGCTGCGTGAGGTAAAAACCACCTTGCCGGACGACGCCGAACTGGGGCAGTTTGTTCGTTTGCAAATCGCGTTTGCCCACTGTTTACGTATGACTTTACGTCGAAAGCCGCAGGCAGAGCCGTTGGCGAAGTACCTCAACGAGAAGGATCTGCAGACGGTATTTGCCTCACAATCTCCGGCAAACCGCATTTTGCTGCTGATGGGGGAGTGGTTGGCAGTGCACAGGCGTAATGGACAACTATCCGACATATTATTTCATAGTTTAAACAATAGGTTAAATGATATGTCTGCGGTGCTGGCAGGTTGTGAGCGGATTGCGAATACCCCGGTTCCGTTTGCTTATACTTTGATTCTTCACCGCACGGTATACCTGTTTTGTATCATGCTGCCATTCGCCTTAGTGGTGGATCTGCACTACATGACACCATTCATTTCAGTGCTTATTTCCTATACTTTTATTTCACTCGACACGCTTGCAGAAGAGCTTGAAGATCCGTTTGGCACAGAGAATAACGACCTGCCGCTGGATGCAATTTGCAATGCAATCGAAATCGATTTGCTACAAATGAATGATGAAACAAATGTGCCAGCAAAACACATGCCGGATAAGCATTACCAACTTACTTAG
- a CDS encoding GFA family protein: MSKVYIGGCLCGSIRFAARSPNNSHTCSCDICQKHTGAPTVVWIEFNAENVEWTGKAGKPTTWRSSETTSRAFCPQCGSSVGAIDDAPVIALLAGAFDDPHDEDLAPEFHSFSDMQPAWWQNDRR, translated from the coding sequence ATGTCTAAAGTCTACATTGGTGGCTGTCTGTGTGGTTCAATCCGCTTTGCTGCCCGCAGTCCTAATAATTCCCATACCTGCTCCTGCGATATCTGTCAGAAACATACGGGTGCTCCGACCGTCGTCTGGATTGAGTTTAATGCTGAAAATGTAGAATGGACGGGTAAAGCCGGAAAACCGACAACCTGGCGCTCATCTGAAACGACCAGTCGGGCCTTTTGCCCTCAGTGCGGAAGTTCCGTGGGCGCCATTGATGACGCCCCGGTAATTGCCCTTTTAGCCGGGGCTTTCGACGATCCTCACGATGAAGACCTGGCACCAGAGTTTCATTCTTTCTCCGACATGCAGCCGGCATGGTGGCAAAACGACCGTCGCTAA
- the tam gene encoding trans-aconitate 2-methyltransferase — protein sequence MADWNPSLYLQYETERSRPAAELLSRVALESVRSVVDLGCGPGNSTALLHKRWPSAVITGVDTSPAMLNEARTVLPKCHFIEADISQFQVEHPVDLLYANASLQWIPDHYELFPNLVSLLGHNGVLAVQMPDNWLEPTHVLMREVAYEQGYPDRGRAPLPGIHAYYDILTETGCEVDIWRTTYYHIMDSHQAIIDWVSSTGLRPWLQDLSESEQRQYLARYHELLQEQYPLQENGKILLAFPRMFIVARRNS from the coding sequence ATGGCCGACTGGAACCCTTCACTTTATCTGCAATATGAAACTGAACGTTCAAGACCCGCAGCAGAATTACTCAGCAGAGTCGCGTTAGAGAGTGTCCGTTCAGTGGTCGATCTAGGTTGTGGTCCGGGAAACAGTACGGCATTACTGCACAAACGCTGGCCATCGGCTGTAATAACCGGGGTTGATACCTCACCCGCCATGCTGAATGAAGCACGTACCGTATTACCCAAATGCCACTTTATTGAAGCGGATATCAGTCAGTTCCAGGTCGAACATCCCGTGGATCTGCTTTATGCCAATGCATCGTTACAATGGATACCCGATCACTATGAATTGTTCCCAAATCTGGTGTCGCTACTGGGGCACAACGGCGTTTTGGCCGTGCAAATGCCGGATAACTGGCTGGAACCCACGCATGTTCTGATGCGCGAAGTGGCTTATGAACAGGGTTACCCCGACCGGGGCCGAGCTCCACTTCCTGGCATACATGCTTATTACGATATTTTGACCGAAACAGGTTGTGAGGTGGATATCTGGCGCACAACGTATTATCACATTATGGATTCTCATCAGGCGATTATCGATTGGGTGAGTTCTACGGGTCTGCGTCCTTGGTTGCAGGATTTGAGCGAAAGCGAGCAACGTCAGTACCTGGCGCGCTACCATGAACTTCTTCAGGAACAGTATCCACTTCAGGAAAACGGCAAAATTTTACTGGCTTTTCCGCGAATGTTTATCGTTGCCAGACGCAATAGTTAA
- a CDS encoding GNAT family N-acetyltransferase, translating to MLETSRLILRQWEAKDRTPFAALNADPDVMRFFPAQLQQTESDNLAARFQEGIAVRGWGFWAVELKKTHQFVGCVGLHPQPDKFHFSPCTEIGWRLAKDYWHQGLALEAAEACLTFAFGELALSEVVSFTSVLNKPSEGLMIRLGMNKTEEFLHPALPSDHRLAQHVLYRLCR from the coding sequence ATGCTGGAAACATCGAGACTGATTTTACGCCAGTGGGAAGCTAAAGACAGAACCCCATTTGCCGCGCTAAATGCCGATCCTGACGTAATGCGTTTTTTTCCGGCACAGCTGCAACAAACGGAAAGCGACAACCTGGCTGCAAGATTCCAGGAAGGCATTGCAGTACGCGGCTGGGGATTCTGGGCCGTTGAACTTAAGAAAACACACCAGTTTGTGGGGTGTGTAGGCTTACATCCACAACCTGATAAATTTCACTTTTCACCCTGTACCGAAATAGGCTGGCGTCTTGCTAAAGACTACTGGCACCAGGGGCTGGCATTGGAAGCCGCCGAGGCATGCCTGACGTTTGCTTTCGGGGAATTGGCATTAAGTGAGGTAGTTTCATTTACTTCTGTGCTAAACAAACCGTCGGAAGGCTTGATGATACGGCTGGGCATGAATAAAACTGAAGAGTTCCTGCATCCCGCGTTACCGTCTGATCATCGGCTAGCACAACATGTTCTGTACCGTCTTTGCCGATAA
- a CDS encoding DMT family transporter has protein sequence MLIKIVIAMIAFAGNSVLCRIALKDMHADAISFSSLRLISGAIALYLFITIASESKKIEFRWLNALLLCIYVFSFSVAYVSLNTGTGALLLFGTVQLVMTVWGLVQKEKLVILKITGILGALVGIAILLLPGAERPSLYASVMMIISGVAWAMYSIAGKKITHAVASTSGNFILTVPVALIIPLIFHTHLHIDINGIMLGVLSGALTSGGAYLLWYSLLPLLKATTASTIQLSVPCLATLGGIVLLGETLTARILLASVIILAGIGLVIFSDMRKGSKQSD, from the coding sequence TTGCTCATCAAAATCGTTATCGCAATGATCGCATTTGCTGGAAATTCAGTGCTTTGCCGAATCGCACTTAAGGATATGCATGCCGATGCCATTTCTTTTAGCAGTCTCAGGTTAATCAGTGGTGCGATTGCCCTTTATTTATTCATCACGATAGCATCTGAGAGTAAAAAAATAGAGTTTAGATGGTTAAACGCCCTGCTACTTTGCATTTATGTTTTCTCATTCTCCGTTGCCTATGTTTCGCTCAATACCGGCACCGGCGCCCTGCTGCTCTTTGGTACCGTTCAGCTCGTCATGACGGTATGGGGATTAGTTCAGAAAGAAAAACTCGTAATATTAAAAATAACAGGGATTCTGGGAGCATTGGTTGGAATAGCGATATTGCTACTTCCTGGTGCTGAGCGGCCTTCCTTGTATGCCTCAGTCATGATGATTATTTCCGGTGTTGCCTGGGCGATGTACAGTATCGCAGGGAAAAAAATCACGCATGCCGTAGCCTCAACGAGTGGTAATTTCATCCTGACGGTCCCGGTTGCACTGATTATTCCCCTCATCTTTCATACCCATCTTCACATTGATATAAACGGAATAATGCTGGGAGTATTATCAGGCGCACTAACATCGGGAGGCGCTTATCTGCTTTGGTACTCGCTTCTTCCGTTGCTCAAAGCCACGACGGCCAGTACCATCCAGCTCAGCGTTCCTTGTCTCGCCACGCTTGGCGGGATCGTGTTATTGGGTGAAACGCTCACCGCCAGGATCCTTCTTGCAAGCGTTATTATTTTAGCTGGAATAGGCTTAGTTATTTTTTCTGATATGAGAAAAGGCTCAAAACAGTCTGACTAA